From one Flavobacteriales bacterium genomic stretch:
- a CDS encoding biopolymer transporter ExbD produces the protein MLKKRAKSGPGEINAGSMADIAFLLLIFFLVTTTMDTDVGILRLLPPVVETPPDPDVINKRNVYEVLVNDADQLLVEGEPMDIKELRAGAKEFMTNPSNLENLPAKTKVSAAFCREQLSLNKGWLTAASDTSKARFEDAIKKWEGKLKAIDLLKEEFYELPNEALISLQTGSKTSYNMYVQVQNELESGIRELRDELSTEKFGRKFTELDEKADEDQERIKAIRLVYPQRISEAEPVDLTKKN, from the coding sequence ATGCTGAAGAAACGCGCCAAGTCAGGCCCGGGCGAGATCAATGCCGGCTCGATGGCCGACATCGCCTTCCTGCTGCTGATCTTCTTCCTGGTGACCACCACCATGGATACCGATGTGGGCATCCTGCGCTTGCTGCCGCCGGTGGTGGAAACCCCGCCGGATCCGGATGTCATCAATAAGCGCAATGTCTATGAGGTTCTGGTGAACGATGCCGATCAGCTCCTGGTCGAAGGGGAGCCCATGGATATCAAGGAATTGCGCGCCGGGGCCAAGGAGTTCATGACCAACCCTTCGAATCTGGAGAACCTTCCCGCGAAAACGAAAGTGAGCGCGGCATTCTGCCGGGAGCAGCTCAGCCTCAACAAGGGATGGCTCACTGCGGCTTCTGATACCTCAAAGGCCCGCTTCGAGGACGCCATCAAGAAGTGGGAGGGAAAATTGAAAGCGATCGATCTTCTGAAGGAGGAATTCTACGAGCTCCCGAACGAGGCGCTCATCTCCTTGCAGACCGGCTCCAAGACCAGCTACAATATGTACGTGCAGGTGCAGAACGAACTGGAATCAGGGATCCGCGAACTGCGCGACGAGCTGAGCACGGAGAAGTTCGGCCGCAAGTTCACCGAGCTCGATGAGAAGGCGGACGAGGACCAGGAGCGGATCAAGGCCATCCGGCTGGTGTACCCGCAGCGCATCTCGGAGGCCGAACCGGTTGACCTTACCAAGAAGAACTGA
- a CDS encoding biopolymer transporter ExbD, translated as MSRFKEKKGSTPAISTASLPDIIFMLLFFFMVTTVMREVDLKVKVVLPEANEVAKLEDKALVDYLYIGPPNDKSRGTEPLLQLNDDFATLSEIDAFVVAGNERRDEVLRGKITRSLKVDKDTYMKFVTDVKQELRKSNALKINYSTSRGR; from the coding sequence ATGTCGCGCTTCAAGGAAAAGAAAGGATCCACGCCGGCCATCAGCACGGCCTCATTGCCCGACATCATCTTCATGCTCCTCTTCTTCTTCATGGTCACCACCGTGATGCGCGAAGTGGACCTGAAGGTGAAGGTGGTGCTGCCCGAAGCCAACGAAGTGGCCAAGCTCGAGGACAAGGCCCTGGTCGATTACCTCTACATCGGCCCGCCCAATGACAAATCACGCGGCACCGAGCCCCTACTGCAGCTCAACGACGACTTCGCGACCCTCAGTGAGATCGACGCCTTCGTGGTGGCCGGAAACGAGCGGCGCGATGAAGTGCTCCGCGGCAAGATCACCCGCTCCCTGAAGGTGGACAAGGACACCTACATGAAGTTCGTGACCGATGTGAAGCAGGAGCTGCGCAAGAGCAACGCCCTGAAGATCAATTACAGCACCTCGCGCGGCCGCTGA
- the purD gene encoding phosphoribosylamine--glycine ligase, with product MNVLLIGGGGREHALAWKIAQSSLLDALFVAPGNPGTLRHGRSAEIDPADHKALRNFILEKNIRIVVVGPEGPLVDGLHNRIAEDPKLAGVTVIGPKAEGARLEGSKDFAKEFMFRHNIPTAAHRTFTKGQLQDAIEHLDRVNAPYVVKADGLAAGKGVIITNDKKEAAKALRDMLQSGRFGEAGERVVIEQHLKGVECSAFLITDGDAFKMLPAAKDYKRIGNGDSGPNTGGMGAVSPVTFADKDFMQKVHDRVAAPTVRGMKKDGLAYQGFLFMGLMNVNGDPYVIEYNVRLGDPETQAILPRLKSDLLDLFEGIATGTLSERHVDVDDRTAVTIVLASAGYPGEYEKGKPITGVEQVRDAYVFQAGTRTKNDSLVTDGGRVLSVTGIGKDLESAIASAYRAADTISFEGRYRRDDIGKDLVKQPTQRAAAAVKP from the coding sequence ATGAATGTTCTCTTGATCGGCGGCGGCGGACGCGAGCATGCGCTGGCTTGGAAGATCGCGCAGAGCTCCTTGCTCGATGCGCTCTTCGTGGCGCCCGGCAACCCCGGCACCTTGCGCCATGGCCGATCCGCAGAGATCGACCCCGCTGACCACAAGGCCCTTCGCAACTTCATCCTGGAGAAGAATATCCGCATCGTGGTGGTGGGCCCCGAAGGCCCGTTGGTGGATGGCCTGCACAACCGGATCGCGGAGGACCCGAAGCTCGCCGGCGTCACGGTGATCGGTCCCAAGGCCGAGGGCGCACGCCTCGAGGGCAGCAAGGATTTCGCGAAGGAGTTCATGTTCCGCCACAACATCCCCACGGCGGCGCACCGCACCTTCACGAAGGGCCAGTTGCAAGACGCCATCGAGCACCTCGACCGCGTGAACGCGCCCTACGTGGTGAAGGCCGATGGCCTCGCAGCCGGCAAGGGCGTGATCATCACCAACGACAAGAAGGAGGCGGCCAAGGCGCTGCGCGACATGCTGCAGAGCGGCCGCTTCGGAGAGGCCGGCGAGCGCGTGGTGATCGAGCAGCACCTGAAGGGCGTGGAGTGCAGCGCCTTCCTGATCACCGACGGCGATGCGTTCAAGATGCTGCCCGCCGCCAAGGACTACAAGCGCATCGGCAACGGCGACAGCGGCCCCAACACAGGCGGCATGGGCGCGGTATCACCGGTGACCTTCGCCGACAAGGATTTCATGCAGAAGGTGCATGACCGCGTGGCGGCGCCCACCGTGCGCGGCATGAAGAAGGATGGCCTCGCCTATCAGGGCTTCCTCTTCATGGGACTTATGAACGTGAATGGCGACCCCTACGTGATCGAGTACAATGTGCGCTTGGGCGACCCCGAGACGCAAGCGATCCTACCCCGCCTGAAGAGCGATTTGCTCGATCTCTTCGAAGGCATCGCCACGGGCACGCTCAGCGAGCGCCATGTGGATGTGGATGACCGCACCGCCGTGACCATCGTGCTCGCTTCAGCAGGCTACCCCGGCGAATACGAGAAGGGCAAGCCTATCACCGGCGTGGAGCAGGTGCGCGATGCCTACGTGTTCCAAGCGGGCACCCGAACAAAGAACGATTCGCTGGTGACCGATGGCGGGCGCGTGCTCAGCGTCACCGGCATCGGCAAGGACCTGGAGAGCGCGATCGCCTCCGCCTACCGTGCAGCGGACACCATCAGCTTTGAGGGGCGCTACCGCCGGGACGACATCGGGAAGGACCTGGTGAAGCAGCCCACGCAGCGCGCGGCTGCAGCGGTGAAACCATAA
- a CDS encoding redoxin family protein: protein MLLKTISLVALGAMAIAAHELPNLNIGDAMPAADVKMKNVDGEMATLKGLAGRNGTLVIFSCNTCPFVIGSEGSEGWEGRYPELMAVGARFGVPVVLINSNEAKRDQGDGFAEMQARYKEKNYIGAYLLDEGHKVADAFGARTTPHVFLFDKNHKLAYKGAIDDNVAKASDVKERWAYNAISNMVEGKAADPSSTRNIGCSIKRLAHQH, encoded by the coding sequence ATGCTCCTGAAAACCATTTCACTTGTCGCCCTTGGCGCAATGGCCATCGCCGCGCACGAGCTGCCCAACCTCAACATCGGCGATGCCATGCCCGCTGCCGATGTGAAGATGAAGAACGTGGATGGCGAGATGGCCACGTTGAAGGGTCTTGCTGGCCGCAACGGCACGCTGGTGATCTTCTCGTGCAACACCTGCCCCTTCGTGATCGGCTCGGAGGGCAGCGAGGGCTGGGAAGGCCGCTACCCGGAGCTGATGGCCGTGGGTGCGCGCTTCGGCGTTCCGGTGGTGCTGATCAACAGCAACGAGGCCAAGCGCGACCAGGGCGATGGCTTCGCGGAGATGCAGGCGCGCTACAAGGAGAAGAACTACATCGGCGCCTACCTGCTCGATGAAGGGCACAAGGTGGCCGACGCCTTCGGCGCGCGCACCACGCCGCACGTGTTCCTCTTCGACAAGAACCACAAGCTCGCGTACAAGGGCGCCATTGACGACAACGTGGCCAAGGCCAGCGATGTGAAGGAGCGCTGGGCCTACAACGCCATCTCGAACATGGTTGAGGGCAAGGCCGCGGATCCCAGCAGCACGCGCAACATCGGCTGCAGCATCAAGCGACTGGCGCATCAGCACTAG
- the rpoN gene encoding RNA polymerase factor sigma-54, with protein sequence MLKQGLYQKLQQKLSPQQIQLMKMLQLPTVEMEERIRQELEENPALESGEDSDEEEQPTEEEAIAGSEELDSEEHEDQERDDFDLSEYFPDDDTPDYKLSVRNTGPDEEDREIPLAGGTTFQDHLKAQLSLIDCDERTERLAEHIIGNLDEDGYLRRDLHAIVNDLAFTQNVMANVAELEKALHAVQELDPAGTGARDLRECLLLQVRRMPHSLDQRVAEAILDKHFDAFSKKHYDKIIERLEIDEDALKDAIDLIIRLNPKPGNTLRETSAPRQEIVPDFTIMSIDGQLELSLNGRSAPELRISRAYRDMMQEYQRNKKDKAAKEAMMFIKQKLDGAKWFIDAIKQRQHTLLVTMEAIMEHQREFFLTGDETKLKPMILKDIAEKVGMDISTISRVANSKYVQTNYGTILLKFFFSESLTNQEGEEVSTREVKKILKDAIEAEDKRKPLTDDELTALLISKGYNIARRTVAKYREQLSLPVARLRKQL encoded by the coding sequence ATGTTGAAGCAAGGCCTGTATCAGAAGCTCCAGCAGAAGCTCAGCCCGCAGCAGATCCAGCTGATGAAGATGCTGCAGCTGCCCACGGTGGAGATGGAGGAGCGCATCCGCCAGGAGCTCGAGGAGAATCCCGCGCTGGAGAGCGGCGAGGACAGCGACGAGGAGGAGCAGCCCACCGAGGAGGAGGCCATCGCCGGCAGCGAGGAGCTCGATAGCGAGGAGCACGAGGACCAGGAACGCGACGACTTCGACTTGAGCGAGTACTTCCCGGACGACGATACGCCCGACTACAAGCTGAGCGTGCGCAACACAGGCCCCGATGAGGAGGACCGCGAGATCCCCCTGGCCGGAGGCACCACCTTCCAGGACCACCTGAAGGCGCAGCTCTCCCTGATCGATTGCGACGAACGCACCGAGCGGCTCGCCGAGCACATCATCGGCAACCTCGACGAGGACGGCTACCTGCGCCGCGACCTGCACGCCATCGTGAACGACCTGGCCTTCACCCAGAACGTGATGGCCAATGTGGCTGAGCTCGAGAAGGCCCTGCACGCCGTCCAAGAGCTTGACCCGGCGGGCACCGGAGCGCGCGACCTGCGCGAATGCCTCCTGCTGCAGGTGCGCCGCATGCCCCACAGCCTCGATCAGCGCGTGGCCGAGGCCATCCTCGACAAGCACTTCGATGCCTTCAGCAAGAAGCACTACGACAAGATCATCGAGCGCCTCGAGATCGACGAGGACGCGCTGAAGGACGCCATCGACCTGATCATCCGCCTGAACCCCAAGCCCGGCAACACCCTGCGCGAGACCAGTGCGCCCCGACAAGAGATCGTGCCCGATTTCACCATCATGTCCATCGACGGCCAGCTGGAGCTCAGCCTCAACGGACGCAGCGCACCGGAGCTCCGCATCAGCCGCGCCTACCGCGACATGATGCAGGAATACCAGCGCAACAAGAAGGACAAAGCCGCCAAGGAGGCGATGATGTTCATCAAGCAGAAGCTCGACGGTGCCAAATGGTTCATCGACGCGATCAAGCAACGGCAGCACACGCTCTTGGTAACCATGGAGGCGATCATGGAGCATCAACGCGAGTTCTTCCTCACCGGCGATGAGACGAAGCTGAAGCCGATGATCCTGAAGGACATCGCCGAGAAGGTGGGCATGGACATCAGCACCATCAGCCGCGTGGCCAACAGCAAGTACGTGCAGACCAACTACGGCACCATCCTGCTCAAGTTCTTCTTCAGCGAGAGCCTCACCAACCAGGAAGGCGAAGAGGTGAGCACGCGCGAGGTGAAGAAGATCCTGAAGGACGCCATCGAGGCCGAGGATAAGCGCAAGCCCCTCACCGACGATGAGCTCACCGCGCTGCTCATCAGCAAGGGCTACAACATCGCCCGGCGCACCGTGGCCAAGTACCGCGAGCAGCTGAGCCTGCCCGTGGCGCGGTTGCGGAAGCAGCTCTAG
- a CDS encoding alkaline phosphatase D family protein gives MRAPFILLALSALNCTAQESVTAYWSGALSPTSIQIRARLSGPTDSVRVLACAPPCTDEVASPYTAAEPSTDLVAELHLQGLLPNTPYTYRFEVNDAPDASGIAAGSFTTPGFGAASFSFVAGSCNGSSSHPVWQAMRDQEPLFFLSTGDLHYRDPNSTEIDPHRAPYREDVLSPSPMKEFLHATPIAYVWDDHDFCGNGSDASFIGKASAARAYREYVPHYPLHHPISVHQSFTIGRVHFILSDLRSTKTDEEMMSGAQLAWLLSEMLYARDNGLVAAWVTSLTWNSVGYPENWACQPTERTALNDVLFALGVKDLFIIAGDAHMLAIDDGANADFSTSQDLRYHYPIFQAAALARWGSYKGGQFNQGGVHPNPSAEHGQFGEIVVDDDGFDLCVTFNGWQTDGQGAGCGLVNSYTFCRTPGQILVGAPQPTNAGLISWYAEDTGLMVQVPERAVDLEVEVRDAIGRLLLHERRAARHGLMSLPMPHLSQGLHTASIRCGDQRSSLRFMAGPLH, from the coding sequence ATGCGCGCTCCCTTCATCCTTCTGGCCTTATCTGCGCTGAACTGCACCGCCCAAGAGAGCGTGACGGCCTACTGGAGCGGCGCGCTCTCACCCACCAGCATCCAGATCCGCGCTCGGCTCAGCGGGCCCACTGACAGCGTGCGCGTGCTGGCCTGCGCACCGCCGTGCACCGATGAGGTCGCAAGCCCGTACACCGCCGCCGAACCCAGCACCGACCTCGTTGCTGAGCTCCATCTGCAAGGCCTGCTGCCCAATACACCCTACACCTATCGTTTCGAGGTGAACGACGCCCCCGATGCCTCGGGGATCGCGGCGGGCAGCTTCACCACGCCGGGCTTCGGTGCTGCATCCTTCTCCTTCGTCGCCGGCTCCTGCAACGGCAGCAGCAGCCATCCCGTGTGGCAGGCCATGCGCGACCAGGAGCCGCTCTTCTTCCTCAGCACCGGCGACCTGCACTACCGCGACCCCAACAGCACGGAGATCGATCCGCACCGCGCGCCTTATCGCGAAGACGTGCTCTCCCCCTCCCCGATGAAGGAGTTCCTGCACGCCACGCCCATTGCCTACGTGTGGGACGATCATGACTTCTGCGGCAACGGCTCCGATGCCAGCTTCATCGGTAAGGCCAGCGCCGCGCGCGCCTACCGCGAGTACGTGCCGCACTATCCGCTGCACCATCCCATCAGCGTGCATCAGTCCTTCACCATCGGCCGCGTGCATTTCATCCTCAGTGACCTGCGCAGCACCAAGACCGATGAAGAGATGATGAGCGGCGCGCAGCTCGCGTGGCTGCTCAGCGAGATGCTCTACGCGCGCGACAACGGACTGGTGGCCGCGTGGGTCACCTCGCTCACCTGGAACAGCGTGGGCTATCCGGAGAACTGGGCCTGTCAGCCCACCGAGCGCACAGCCCTCAACGATGTGCTCTTCGCCCTTGGCGTGAAGGACCTCTTCATCATCGCCGGCGATGCGCACATGCTCGCGATCGACGATGGCGCCAATGCCGACTTCAGCACCTCCCAGGACCTGCGCTACCACTATCCCATCTTCCAAGCCGCGGCCCTTGCGCGCTGGGGTTCATACAAAGGCGGCCAGTTCAACCAAGGCGGCGTGCATCCGAACCCCAGTGCCGAACATGGCCAGTTCGGCGAGATAGTGGTGGATGACGATGGCTTCGACCTCTGCGTCACCTTCAATGGCTGGCAGACCGATGGCCAAGGAGCGGGGTGCGGATTGGTGAACAGCTACACCTTCTGCCGAACGCCGGGGCAGATCCTGGTGGGCGCCCCTCAGCCGACCAATGCCGGATTGATCAGTTGGTACGCCGAGGATACCGGCCTCATGGTGCAAGTCCCTGAACGGGCCGTAGACCTTGAAGTGGAGGTCCGGGATGCCATAGGCCGCCTGTTGCTGCACGAACGCCGCGCCGCACGGCACGGGCTCATGAGCCTGCCGATGCCACACTTGAGCCAGGGCCTGCACACCGCCAGCATCCGCTGCGGCGATCAGCGATCGAGCCTCCGCTTCATGGCTGGTCCGTTGCACTGA
- a CDS encoding Gfo/Idh/MocA family oxidoreductase yields MHADRRAFIRDTTLAILGFGLVPRSLKAFYQPGYQKVRLGFIGVGLRGQMHLAELAMRDDVEIIAMHDPDASMAAMAQQLLAKANRPKAVAYVNGNEGYLELLRRKDIDAVIISSPWEWHVQQGIAALETGKVVGMEVCGAMSVDDCWAIARTSERTGVPVMLLENVCYRRDVMAVMNMVRQGLFGELVHAQGGYQHDLRHVLFNSGAPNGYGDGVEFGAKGWSEAKWRTQHYVDRNGELYPTHGLGPVAVMMDINRGNRLTHLSSIASKARGASKHIMEHAKGGASHPNARVEFKCGDVVSTQIQCANGETILLTHDTTLQRPYNLGFRVQGTEGLWQETGWGELDQGMLYFEKSMEHSHRWENSKALLEQHDHPLWKRYASQAEGAGHGGMDFFVDHVFIECIKRKRPFPLDVYDMATWYAITPLSEKSIAEGGQVQDIPDFTEGRWKERKPNFGFSDDH; encoded by the coding sequence ATGCATGCCGATCGCCGCGCCTTCATCCGTGACACCACCCTCGCCATCCTCGGTTTCGGCTTGGTGCCGCGCAGCCTGAAGGCATTCTATCAGCCCGGCTACCAGAAGGTGCGACTGGGCTTCATCGGTGTTGGCCTGCGCGGGCAAATGCACCTGGCCGAGCTCGCCATGCGCGATGATGTGGAGATCATCGCCATGCACGATCCCGATGCCAGCATGGCGGCCATGGCGCAACAGCTGCTCGCCAAGGCCAACCGGCCCAAGGCCGTGGCGTACGTGAACGGCAATGAGGGCTACCTGGAGCTGCTGCGCCGCAAGGACATCGATGCGGTGATCATCAGCAGTCCGTGGGAATGGCACGTGCAGCAGGGCATCGCGGCGCTGGAAACGGGCAAGGTCGTGGGCATGGAAGTGTGCGGCGCCATGAGCGTGGATGATTGCTGGGCGATCGCGCGCACGAGCGAGCGGACCGGCGTACCGGTGATGCTGCTCGAGAACGTGTGCTACCGCCGCGATGTGATGGCGGTGATGAACATGGTGCGCCAGGGCTTGTTCGGCGAGCTGGTGCATGCGCAAGGCGGATACCAGCATGACTTGCGGCACGTTCTATTCAATAGCGGCGCGCCCAACGGCTATGGCGATGGCGTGGAGTTCGGCGCGAAGGGCTGGAGCGAGGCCAAGTGGCGCACCCAGCATTATGTGGACCGCAACGGGGAGCTCTATCCCACGCACGGCCTCGGCCCCGTTGCGGTGATGATGGACATCAACCGCGGCAACCGGCTCACGCACCTGAGCAGCATCGCCAGCAAGGCACGCGGCGCGAGCAAGCACATCATGGAACATGCGAAAGGCGGCGCATCGCATCCGAACGCACGCGTGGAATTCAAATGCGGCGATGTGGTGAGCACCCAGATCCAATGCGCCAACGGCGAAACGATCCTGCTCACGCACGACACCACCTTGCAGCGTCCGTACAACCTCGGCTTCCGCGTGCAGGGCACCGAGGGCCTCTGGCAGGAAACCGGCTGGGGCGAACTGGATCAAGGCATGCTCTACTTCGAGAAGAGCATGGAGCACAGCCACCGATGGGAGAACAGCAAGGCCCTGCTGGAGCAGCACGATCATCCGCTCTGGAAACGTTACGCGTCCCAGGCCGAAGGAGCTGGCCACGGCGGCATGGACTTCTTCGTGGACCACGTCTTCATTGAGTGCATCAAGCGCAAGCGACCCTTCCCGTTGGACGTGTACGACATGGCCACCTGGTACGCCATTACGCCGCTAAGCGAGAAGAGCATCGCCGAGGGCGGTCAGGTGCAGGACATACCGGACTTCACCGAGGGGAGGTGGAAGGAGCGCAAACCCAATTTTGGTTTCAGCGATGATCACTGA
- a CDS encoding alpha-L-fucosidase, which produces MITECASGSGPWATGCGTTSPQRTAQPVARSLWPVAVLIFAAFHPLTLLAQAPYVPPSDTLVQKKLAAWKDLRFGLLMHWGPYSQWGVVESWSICPEDEDWCRRRPEHGATYNEYVKNYEALQGTFNPTLFDPDKWARAAKDAGMKYMVFTTKHHDGFCMFDTRTTDYRLTSPNTPFHDDARANVTKHIFDAFRAEGLWTGAYFSKPDWHSPDYWWPYFPPKDRSVNYLPTKHPERWQKFKDYSYTQIEELMTGYGPVDILWLDGGWVRPLNSIDTSVSWQKAITIEQDIDMARIAAMARKHQPGLLVVDRTVGGEYENYVTPEGHVPDADLGVPWETCLPMGTSWSWVPNEKYKSTDEIIRTLVSVVSRGGSLLLNVAPGPDGQIDSTAYVRLKEVGEWLKVNGEAVYGTRAIEPYGERVPGMTATQHGKVAYLMFDRPGKWGFDSFEGKPLPEAIALRDGRMLKVNQSGNSTWVEVPAKLHPKDASMLVVKLTVP; this is translated from the coding sequence ATGATCACTGAATGCGCTTCGGGCTCCGGGCCATGGGCCACCGGCTGCGGCACCACTTCGCCCCAACGCACTGCGCAACCCGTGGCCAGGAGCCTGTGGCCCGTGGCCGTGTTGATTTTCGCGGCATTTCACCCGCTCACTCTTCTCGCCCAAGCCCCCTACGTCCCACCCTCCGATACACTCGTCCAGAAGAAGCTCGCCGCCTGGAAGGACCTCAGGTTCGGACTGCTCATGCACTGGGGGCCGTACAGCCAATGGGGCGTGGTGGAGAGCTGGAGCATTTGTCCGGAGGATGAGGACTGGTGCCGCCGACGGCCCGAGCATGGCGCTACTTACAATGAATACGTGAAGAACTACGAAGCGCTGCAAGGCACGTTCAATCCAACGCTGTTTGATCCCGACAAGTGGGCGCGTGCTGCGAAGGATGCCGGTATGAAGTACATGGTCTTCACCACCAAGCACCACGATGGCTTCTGCATGTTCGACACGCGGACCACGGATTATCGGCTGACCTCGCCGAACACGCCTTTCCACGATGATGCGCGCGCCAACGTGACCAAGCACATCTTCGATGCCTTCCGCGCCGAAGGTTTGTGGACCGGCGCCTACTTCAGCAAGCCCGACTGGCACAGCCCCGACTACTGGTGGCCCTACTTCCCGCCGAAGGACCGCAGCGTGAACTACCTGCCCACGAAGCATCCCGAGCGCTGGCAGAAGTTCAAAGACTACTCGTACACGCAGATCGAAGAGCTGATGACCGGCTACGGCCCCGTGGATATCCTCTGGCTGGACGGTGGCTGGGTGCGGCCATTAAACAGCATCGACACCAGCGTTAGCTGGCAGAAGGCGATCACCATCGAGCAGGACATCGACATGGCGCGCATCGCAGCGATGGCACGGAAACATCAACCCGGCCTGCTCGTGGTGGACCGTACCGTGGGCGGCGAATACGAGAACTACGTGACGCCCGAAGGCCATGTGCCCGATGCCGACCTCGGCGTGCCGTGGGAGACCTGTTTGCCCATGGGAACGAGCTGGAGCTGGGTGCCCAACGAGAAGTACAAGAGCACCGACGAGATCATCCGCACGCTGGTGAGTGTGGTGTCGCGCGGGGGAAGCCTGCTGCTGAACGTGGCACCCGGACCTGATGGGCAGATCGACTCAACGGCCTACGTGCGTTTGAAGGAAGTGGGCGAATGGCTGAAGGTGAACGGGGAGGCGGTGTATGGGACGAGGGCAATCGAGCCATATGGCGAGCGTGTGCCCGGCATGACTGCAACACAGCATGGCAAGGTCGCCTACCTGATGTTCGATCGGCCCGGTAAATGGGGTTTCGACTCGTTTGAAGGCAAACCACTGCCCGAAGCAATCGCTCTGAGGGACGGACGAATGCTCAAGGTGAACCAGAGTGGCAATAGCACTTGGGTTGAAGTGCCAGCCAAGCTGCATCCCAAAGACGCCAGCATGTTGGTGGTGAAACTCACAGTGCCATGA
- a CDS encoding DUF4838 domain-containing protein: protein MVFYGPATDSAYAAEHRIRQVIKTPDSEDPDWGLWVHTMHRFVSPVQFEKHPEYFAERNGVHVPDQLCLSNPEVLRITVDSLRAMMARKPVARCWSVSQMDNYNFCECVECHRTDHEEGSPSGTILRFANAVADSFPDKVISTLAYQYSRKAPKVTKPRPNVNIMLCSIEEDRSKPIASRDEPGSFTADLRGWSALTKNIIVWDYVINFSHLLAPFPNWKVLQPNLQLFRDAGVPMVFEQGLSSPGGEMPEFRCYLLAKLLWNPDLDIDSLRWHFMDSYYGEAGVYIDKYTHLLEEELDKSGKSLTLYEHPQAHKDGYLSPANIAKYKMLFNSAEAAVMEEDTIYQWRVEDARLGIMYAELEVARAMPHATNGLFEKDSTGKWHAKHYYEELLETFVSRAKKHGHLLLHETRNTPDEYFTEFSAHLKHGAVNHLAVGKKISFETPPDARYPGGGPDALIDGFRASTNYQYGWQGWYGKDMVATIDLGEARFVQSVKAGFLHDQQSWIFLPTTVSIEYSVDGSTFMTWGTIEFTDAGKKVTLGTRNAELEPWDLPQSARYIRLTAKNLGDLPAWHGSKGQCWLFCDEIVVR, encoded by the coding sequence ATGGTCTTCTACGGCCCGGCCACCGACAGCGCTTACGCCGCCGAGCACCGCATCCGACAAGTGATCAAGACCCCCGACTCCGAGGATCCCGACTGGGGGCTTTGGGTACACACGATGCATCGCTTCGTGTCGCCGGTGCAGTTCGAGAAGCACCCGGAGTATTTCGCTGAACGTAACGGCGTGCATGTGCCCGATCAACTCTGCCTGAGCAACCCCGAAGTGCTGCGTATCACCGTGGACAGCCTGCGCGCCATGATGGCCCGAAAGCCGGTTGCTCGTTGTTGGAGTGTGAGCCAGATGGACAACTACAACTTCTGCGAGTGCGTGGAATGCCATCGAACAGATCATGAAGAAGGCTCGCCGAGCGGGACGATCCTCCGCTTCGCCAACGCCGTAGCTGACAGCTTCCCCGACAAGGTGATCAGCACGCTCGCCTACCAGTACAGCCGCAAAGCGCCGAAAGTCACCAAGCCACGGCCGAACGTGAACATCATGCTCTGCAGCATCGAGGAGGACCGCAGCAAGCCGATCGCCTCGCGCGATGAACCCGGCTCATTCACGGCCGATCTGCGCGGGTGGTCAGCCTTGACCAAGAACATCATCGTGTGGGACTATGTGATCAACTTCTCGCACCTGCTCGCGCCCTTCCCGAATTGGAAAGTGCTGCAACCCAACCTGCAACTCTTCCGCGATGCTGGCGTGCCGATGGTCTTCGAGCAAGGGCTCTCGTCGCCCGGCGGCGAGATGCCGGAGTTCCGTTGCTACCTCCTCGCGAAGCTGCTCTGGAACCCGGACCTCGACATCGATTCGCTGCGCTGGCATTTCATGGACAGCTACTACGGCGAGGCGGGCGTTTACATCGATAAGTACACGCATCTACTGGAAGAGGAGCTGGACAAGAGCGGCAAGTCGCTCACGCTTTACGAGCACCCGCAGGCGCACAAGGACGGCTACCTCAGTCCGGCGAACATCGCGAAGTACAAGATGCTCTTCAACAGCGCCGAGGCGGCCGTGATGGAGGAAGACACGATCTACCAATGGCGTGTTGAGGATGCGCGGCTGGGAATCATGTACGCCGAGCTGGAAGTGGCGCGAGCGATGCCGCATGCCACGAATGGCCTCTTCGAGAAGGACAGCACAGGAAAGTGGCACGCCAAACATTACTACGAGGAGTTGCTAGAGACCTTCGTATCCCGGGCAAAGAAGCACGGCCATCTGCTGCTGCACGAGACGCGGAACACGCCGGACGAGTACTTCACGGAATTCAGCGCGCACCTGAAGCACGGCGCTGTGAACCACTTGGCCGTTGGCAAGAAGATCAGTTTCGAGACACCGCCAGACGCCCGCTACCCGGGTGGCGGGCCCGATGCGCTGATCGATGGCTTCCGTGCCAGCACCAACTACCAGTATGGTTGGCAGGGCTGGTACGGCAAGGACATGGTGGCGACGATCGATCTGGGCGAAGCGCGATTCGTCCAGTCGGTCAAGGCCGGATTCCTGCACGATCAACAGAGTTGGATATTCCTCCCAACTACTGTGAGCATCGAGTACTCTGTTGATGGATCGACTTTCATGACGTGGGGTACAATTGAATTCACCGATGCAGGCAAGAAGGTCACGCTTGGGACCAGGAACGCCGAACTGGAGCCTTGGGACCTTCCGCAAAGCGCCCGCTACATCCGCCTCACCGCCAAGAACCTGGGAGACCTGCCCGCGTGGCACGGAAGCAAGGGCCAGTGCTGGCTATTCTGTGATGAGATCGTGGTGCGATAA